One window of Desulfarculus baarsii DSM 2075 genomic DNA carries:
- a CDS encoding PAS domain-containing protein, producing the protein MGAITAEGAARRLSQSPLPHFQTKVIDGLRQMVVFLDPHGKITWANEAACKKAGLFLDSLIGNPCCRVWGQQSQRCAACPLSEAMARGVEMKSRLDLGDEGQWESSLTPYFNEGGMLLGFAEVIAPYAPPLLDKFTHDLSFRALRCLCKSAQSIIAGESEAAIINQCCRIVVEEGGYHAAMIVYANQDQKRALSLMAFHGLDYFETNAIVKNLSWDDDKQSTSITAKAINSGGHQIVYDIAAMPNYQPWRDMLLKKGLRSCISLPLRDEAGRALGALTVFAREPYSFSSEEAAILQNLADNLSYGVRIIRARREKAMLLSAMGQIAEGLVYVDKDGVIGYVNKAAEEISQFDKEELLGCHYSIIYPKRPGQGLPESLKQALKEGRPWSGRLTTSRKNGQTIVVEANISPVTNEIDKDTHYFLVGKDVTAQIALEARLRQAQKMEAIGTLSRGIAHDFNNILAAIMGFTEASLGRLDDRQALANNLGEVVTACERAQILVRQILSFSKPSERNRAPMKIKAVTDEVLNMLRATLPATVEVQANTDIESRVMADSTELHQVLMNICANAGQAMPGGGVLRVSLSEQTVVDVEPLAGIHFTNARPGRFARIDIADTGHGMSQETMDRVFDPFFTTKQKAGGNGLGLSVAMGIVNSLGGAVTMRSKPGQGSVFSVFLPLTQEMPPEEKPYVVDQAPVGSETILLIDDEPQLVDATTMILEDLGYQVVGKTSPESALRDFNSSPELFDLVITDMTMPGMTGEELARNFLNARPRLPVIILSGYHKRGPSPFGNLANLTYLDKPIRRLDLAQAIRRALSRADENLRAR; encoded by the coding sequence ATGGGAGCAATCACGGCCGAGGGCGCCGCGCGACGTTTGAGCCAAAGCCCGCTGCCCCATTTTCAAACCAAAGTCATCGACGGCCTGCGCCAGATGGTCGTTTTTCTCGATCCCCACGGCAAGATAACCTGGGCCAACGAAGCTGCCTGCAAAAAAGCCGGGCTGTTTTTGGATTCGCTGATCGGCAACCCCTGTTGCCGCGTCTGGGGCCAACAGTCCCAGCGTTGCGCCGCCTGCCCCCTGAGCGAGGCCATGGCCCGCGGCGTCGAGATGAAATCGCGCCTGGACCTGGGTGACGAAGGCCAGTGGGAAAGCTCGTTGACGCCCTATTTCAACGAAGGCGGCATGCTCCTGGGCTTCGCCGAGGTGATCGCGCCATACGCCCCGCCGCTGTTGGACAAGTTCACCCACGACCTATCTTTTCGGGCGCTGCGTTGCCTATGCAAAAGCGCCCAGAGCATCATCGCCGGCGAGAGCGAAGCGGCCATCATCAACCAATGCTGCCGCATCGTCGTCGAGGAAGGCGGCTATCACGCGGCGATGATCGTCTACGCCAACCAGGATCAAAAGCGCGCCCTGTCCCTGATGGCCTTCCACGGCCTGGACTATTTCGAAACCAACGCCATAGTCAAAAACCTCAGTTGGGACGACGACAAGCAGTCCACCAGCATCACGGCCAAGGCCATCAACAGCGGCGGCCACCAGATCGTCTACGATATCGCCGCCATGCCCAACTACCAGCCCTGGCGCGACATGCTGCTGAAAAAAGGCCTGCGCTCGTGCATCAGCCTGCCCCTGCGCGACGAGGCCGGCCGGGCCCTGGGCGCGCTGACCGTCTTCGCCCGCGAGCCATATTCTTTTTCCAGCGAGGAAGCGGCCATCCTGCAAAACCTGGCCGACAACCTGTCTTACGGCGTGCGCATCATCCGCGCCCGCCGCGAAAAAGCCATGCTGCTGTCGGCCATGGGCCAGATCGCCGAGGGCCTGGTCTACGTCGACAAAGACGGCGTCATCGGCTACGTCAACAAGGCCGCCGAGGAGATCAGCCAGTTCGACAAGGAAGAACTGCTCGGCTGCCACTACTCGATCATTTATCCCAAAAGGCCGGGCCAGGGCCTGCCCGAGTCCCTGAAACAGGCCCTAAAGGAAGGCCGGCCCTGGAGCGGAAGGCTGACCACCAGCCGCAAAAACGGCCAAACCATCGTCGTCGAGGCCAACATCTCGCCGGTGACCAACGAGATAGACAAAGACACCCACTATTTCCTGGTGGGCAAGGACGTCACCGCCCAGATCGCCCTTGAAGCGCGTCTGCGCCAGGCCCAGAAAATGGAGGCCATCGGCACCTTGTCGCGGGGCATCGCCCACGATTTCAACAACATCCTGGCGGCGATCATGGGTTTCACCGAGGCCTCGCTGGGCCGCCTGGACGACCGACAAGCCCTGGCCAACAACTTGGGCGAGGTGGTCACCGCCTGCGAACGGGCCCAGATCCTGGTGCGGCAGATCCTCAGCTTCAGCAAGCCCAGCGAACGAAACCGCGCGCCCATGAAAATCAAGGCCGTCACCGACGAAGTCTTGAACATGCTGCGGGCCACCTTGCCGGCTACGGTCGAGGTCCAGGCCAACACCGACATCGAAAGCCGCGTCATGGCCGACTCCACCGAGCTGCATCAGGTGCTGATGAACATCTGCGCCAACGCCGGCCAGGCCATGCCCGGCGGCGGCGTGCTGCGCGTGAGCCTCTCGGAACAGACCGTCGTCGATGTCGAACCCCTGGCCGGCATTCATTTCACCAACGCCAGGCCCGGACGCTTCGCGCGCATCGACATCGCCGACACCGGCCACGGCATGAGCCAAGAGACCATGGACCGCGTGTTCGACCCCTTTTTCACCACCAAGCAAAAGGCCGGCGGCAACGGGCTGGGCCTTTCGGTGGCCATGGGCATCGTCAACTCCCTGGGCGGGGCGGTGACCATGCGCAGCAAGCCCGGTCAAGGCTCGGTGTTCAGCGTGTTCCTACCGCTGACCCAAGAAATGCCGCCCGAGGAAAAACCCTATGTCGTCGATCAGGCGCCCGTGGGCAGCGAAACCATTTTGCTGATCGACGACGAACCACAACTGGTCGACGCCACCACCATGATCCTCGAGGACCTGGGTTATCAGGTCGTGGGCAAGACCTCGCCCGAATCGGCCCTGCGCGACTTCAACTCCTCGCCGGAGCTGTTCGACCTGGTCATCACCGACATGACCATGCCCGGCATGACCGGCGAGGAACTGGCGCGCAACTTCCTCAACGCCAGGCCCAGATTGCCGGTGATCATCCTCTCGGGCTATCACAAGCGTGGACCATCGCCCTTTGGCAACCTGGCCAACCTGACCTACCTGGACAAGCCCATCCGCCGCCTGGATCTGGCTCAGGCCATCCGCCGGGCCCTGAGCCGCGCCGACGAAAACCTACGCGCGCGCTAA
- a CDS encoding chemotaxis protein CheW produces MKSIGRQNANAIPVGKIVGIVRQADIWPLPGAPDYLAGLACLHGRLIPILDIDGRNLPAALDNDILARDIVIVENTMAGEATSLFGVIIDQWEKAGADYTPGSMHQPPADFPYAKVVAETAPRPDLRPGQTRGGKALAS; encoded by the coding sequence ATGAAGAGCATCGGCAGGCAAAACGCGAACGCCATCCCCGTGGGCAAGATAGTGGGGATCGTCCGTCAAGCCGACATCTGGCCGCTGCCCGGCGCGCCGGATTACTTGGCCGGTCTGGCCTGCCTGCACGGCCGCCTGATTCCCATCCTCGACATCGATGGGCGAAACCTCCCCGCCGCGCTCGACAACGACATCCTGGCGCGAGACATCGTGATTGTGGAAAACACCATGGCGGGCGAGGCGACGTCCTTGTTTGGCGTCATCATCGATCAGTGGGAGAAGGCCGGGGCCGATTACACACCTGGAAGCATGCATCAGCCCCCGGCCGACTTTCCCTACGCCAAGGTGGTGGCGGAAACGGCGCCGCGCCCGGACCTCCGGCCGGGCCAGACGCGGGGCGGCAAGGCCCTGGCCAGCTGA
- a CDS encoding sigma-54-dependent transcriptional regulator, which yields MPRILVIDDDPAIGKLLFNHFEEMGYITHRVVTSEDALNIAAIEPYDVIFLDVRLPDGSGLDIIGQLKNTPGRPEVVIITGYGEPDGAELAITSGAWDYLEKPFKLKDVTLLLMRVIEHRERRQRNVSQNALKREGLVGQSPQIVNCLGQVFEAAQVDASVLLFGETGTGKELFARAIHNNSRRADKPFLAVDCAALPETLAESVLFGHERGAFTGAHASQEGMIAQANGGTLFLDEIGELSPAMQAKLLRVLQERVYRPVGGRRDLASDFRLVAATNRQLEIMAEEGRFRTDLLFRLRAFPIDLPPLRTRKEDIKDICDYHIGRLCGHYAIEAKGFSRDFFEAIEGYDWPGNVRELVGALEYAIGAAFAEPILCPHHLPKNLRAKIAKQTITHRNNAHAEQEGQQTQELLTLELRLPPFRQWRVDHINRMEREYLGALIAQSEGDLRQALELSELSRSRLYDLLAKHGMKLG from the coding sequence ATGCCTCGAATTCTGGTCATAGACGACGATCCGGCCATCGGCAAGCTATTATTCAATCATTTCGAGGAAATGGGTTATATTACCCACCGGGTTGTCACCAGTGAGGACGCCCTCAATATTGCCGCCATCGAGCCCTATGACGTCATTTTCCTCGACGTGCGCCTGCCCGACGGCAGCGGCCTGGACATCATCGGCCAACTGAAAAACACCCCCGGCCGGCCAGAGGTGGTCATCATCACCGGCTACGGCGAGCCCGACGGCGCGGAGTTGGCCATCACCAGCGGGGCCTGGGACTACCTCGAAAAGCCCTTCAAGCTCAAAGACGTGACCCTTTTGCTGATGAGGGTCATCGAACACCGTGAGCGCCGCCAGCGCAATGTCAGTCAAAACGCCCTCAAGCGCGAGGGCCTGGTGGGCCAAAGCCCCCAGATCGTCAACTGCCTGGGCCAGGTCTTCGAGGCGGCCCAGGTCGACGCCAGCGTGCTGCTTTTCGGTGAGACCGGCACCGGCAAGGAGCTTTTCGCCCGGGCCATCCACAACAACAGCCGCCGGGCCGACAAGCCTTTTTTGGCCGTCGACTGCGCCGCCCTGCCCGAGACCCTGGCCGAGAGCGTGCTCTTTGGCCACGAGCGCGGGGCCTTCACCGGGGCCCACGCCAGTCAGGAGGGCATGATCGCCCAAGCCAACGGCGGCACGCTGTTTCTGGACGAGATTGGCGAACTGAGCCCGGCCATGCAGGCCAAATTGCTGCGCGTGCTGCAAGAGCGGGTCTACCGGCCGGTGGGCGGCCGCCGCGACCTGGCCAGCGACTTTCGGCTGGTGGCCGCCACCAACCGCCAGCTCGAAATCATGGCCGAGGAAGGCCGCTTCCGCACCGACCTGCTGTTTCGGCTGCGCGCCTTTCCCATCGACCTGCCGCCGCTGCGCACGCGCAAGGAAGACATCAAAGACATCTGTGACTATCACATCGGGCGGCTGTGCGGACATTACGCCATCGAGGCCAAGGGCTTTTCGCGCGATTTTTTCGAGGCCATCGAAGGCTACGACTGGCCCGGCAACGTGCGCGAGCTGGTCGGCGCCCTGGAATACGCCATCGGCGCGGCCTTTGCCGAGCCCATCCTCTGCCCCCATCACTTGCCCAAAAACCTGCGGGCCAAGATCGCCAAGCAGACCATCACCCACCGCAACAACGCCCATGCCGAGCAAGAAGGCCAACAGACCCAGGAATTACTCACCCTGGAGCTGCGCCTGCCGCCCTTTCGCCAGTGGCGCGTCGATCACATCAACCGCATGGAGCGCGAATACCTTGGCGCCCTGATCGCCCAGAGCGAAGGCGACCTGCGCCAAGCCCTCGAGCTGTCCGAACTCAGCCGCAGCCGGCTCTACGACCTCTTGGCCAAGCACGGCATGAAGCTTGGTTAA
- the gyrB gene encoding DNA topoisomerase (ATP-hydrolyzing) subunit B yields MTEDRTNYTADKIKVLEGLEAVRKRPAMYIGSTSVDGLHHLVYEVVDNSVDEAMAGFCENIRVVIHADNSVSVVDDGRGIPVDFHAHEGMSAVQVVMTKLHAGGKFDDKAYQVAGGLHGVGVSVVNALSQWLEVEISRDGKVYHQRYMRGKPVSELEVIGKTRRRGTKVTFKPDEEIFETTEYSYDILVARMRELAFLNRGLRIDLADERSDEEKSFHYKGGINEFVEYISRNSAPLHPKPIYLAGQKGMVQVEIALQYADSYKERLFSFANNINTKEGGTHLTGFKAALTRTINAYIANNFPKIKTPPSGDDAREGLFGVISVRIPQPQFEGQTKMKLGNSEVKGLVEQIVNDQLATYFEENPAVARRVVDKVTEAARAREAARKARELVRRKGVLGEHSLPGKLADCSNRDATVCELFLVEGDSAGGSAKQARDRNFQAILPLKGKILNVEKARFHKMIENAEIGTIITALGAGIGEEDFNLAKLRYHKIVIMTDADVDGSHIRTLILTFFFRQMPELIEAGHLYIAQPPLYRIVDGKKENYIKDEQSLRSMLLERACAEATLEVPATGQSVSGLRLISHMNTVGAYLEALDRLRRRGYHTPALQAVLRVGARSRNIFSDQNRVKELSDSLAQHDLIIGDIPFDEEHSLYEIQVSCLGDAAKCAPISWELVSSADYARLHALHQQLGGGDAGPFILRKNGEVSQIATIEGLLSRLLEDGAKGLGLQRYKGLGEMNPEQLWQTTMDPERRTLLQVKVDDAIAADTMFATLMGDQVEPRKEFIIENALEARALDI; encoded by the coding sequence ATGACCGAAGACCGCACCAACTACACAGCCGACAAGATCAAGGTGCTCGAAGGCCTGGAGGCCGTGCGCAAGCGACCGGCCATGTACATCGGCTCCACCAGCGTTGATGGCCTGCACCACCTGGTCTACGAAGTCGTCGACAACTCCGTGGACGAGGCCATGGCCGGTTTTTGCGAAAACATCCGCGTGGTCATCCACGCCGACAACTCGGTCTCGGTGGTTGACGACGGCCGCGGCATCCCGGTGGACTTCCACGCCCATGAGGGCATGTCGGCGGTGCAGGTGGTCATGACCAAGCTGCACGCCGGCGGCAAGTTCGACGACAAGGCCTATCAGGTGGCCGGCGGCCTGCACGGCGTGGGCGTCAGCGTGGTCAACGCGCTCAGCCAGTGGCTGGAGGTGGAGATCTCCCGCGACGGCAAGGTCTATCACCAGCGCTACATGCGCGGCAAGCCGGTCAGCGAGCTGGAAGTCATCGGCAAGACCCGCCGCCGGGGCACCAAGGTCACCTTCAAGCCCGACGAAGAGATATTCGAAACCACCGAATATTCCTACGATATCCTTGTGGCGCGCATGCGCGAGCTGGCCTTCTTGAACCGGGGCCTGCGCATCGACCTGGCCGACGAGCGCAGCGACGAGGAAAAGTCGTTCCACTACAAGGGCGGCATCAACGAGTTTGTCGAATACATCTCGCGCAACTCGGCCCCGCTGCACCCCAAGCCCATCTACCTGGCCGGCCAAAAAGGCATGGTCCAGGTCGAGATCGCCCTGCAATACGCCGATTCCTACAAAGAGCGCCTGTTCAGTTTCGCCAACAACATCAACACCAAAGAGGGCGGCACCCACCTCACCGGCTTCAAGGCGGCCCTGACACGCACGATCAACGCCTATATCGCCAATAATTTTCCCAAGATAAAGACTCCGCCCTCGGGCGACGACGCCCGCGAAGGCCTCTTTGGCGTCATCAGCGTGCGCATCCCCCAGCCCCAGTTCGAGGGCCAGACCAAGATGAAGCTGGGCAACTCCGAGGTCAAGGGCCTGGTCGAACAGATCGTCAACGACCAACTGGCCACCTACTTCGAGGAAAACCCGGCCGTGGCCCGCCGCGTGGTCGACAAAGTGACCGAGGCCGCCCGCGCCCGCGAGGCCGCCCGCAAGGCCCGCGAACTGGTGCGGCGCAAGGGCGTGCTCGGCGAGCATTCCCTGCCCGGCAAGCTGGCCGACTGCTCCAACCGCGACGCCACCGTCTGCGAGCTGTTCCTGGTCGAGGGCGACAGCGCCGGCGGCAGCGCCAAGCAGGCCCGCGACCGCAACTTCCAGGCCATCCTGCCGCTCAAGGGCAAGATCCTCAACGTCGAGAAGGCCCGCTTCCACAAGATGATCGAAAACGCCGAGATCGGCACCATCATCACCGCCCTGGGCGCCGGCATCGGCGAGGAAGACTTCAACCTGGCCAAGCTGCGCTATCACAAGATCGTCATCATGACCGACGCCGACGTGGACGGCAGCCATATCCGCACGTTGATCCTCACCTTCTTTTTCCGTCAGATGCCCGAACTCATCGAGGCCGGCCATCTCTATATCGCTCAGCCGCCTTTGTATCGCATTGTCGATGGAAAAAAAGAAAACTATATCAAAGACGAACAGAGCCTGCGCTCGATGCTCCTGGAGCGGGCCTGCGCCGAGGCCACGCTGGAAGTCCCGGCCACCGGCCAAAGCGTCTCCGGCCTGCGCCTGATCAGCCACATGAACACCGTCGGGGCCTATCTGGAGGCCCTGGACCGCTTGCGCCGACGGGGCTATCACACCCCGGCCCTGCAGGCCGTCCTGCGGGTGGGCGCCCGCTCGCGCAACATCTTCAGCGACCAAAACCGCGTCAAGGAGCTTTCCGACAGCCTGGCCCAGCACGACCTGATCATCGGCGACATCCCCTTCGACGAAGAGCACAGCCTCTACGAGATCCAGGTCAGTTGCCTGGGCGACGCGGCCAAGTGCGCGCCGATCTCGTGGGAGCTGGTCTCCAGCGCCGACTACGCCCGCCTGCACGCCCTGCACCAACAGCTTGGCGGCGGCGACGCGGGCCCCTTCATCCTGCGCAAAAACGGCGAAGTAAGCCAAATCGCCACCATCGAGGGCCTTTTGTCCCGCCTGCTGGAAGACGGGGCCAAGGGCCTGGGCCTGCAACGCTACAAGGGCCTGGGCGAAATGAACCCCGAGCAGCTCTGGCAGACGACCATGGACCCCGAGCGGCGCACGCTGCTACAGGTCAAGGTCGACGACGCCATCGCCGCCGACACCATGTTCGCCACCCTGATGGGCGACCAAGTCGAGCCGCGCAAGGAATTCATCATCGAAAACGCCCTGGAAGCCCGAGCCCTGGATATCTGA
- a CDS encoding MarR family winged helix-turn-helix transcriptional regulator, whose translation MTENPTAISRAEEARAVLEMVLALGRRADKLLAMMAQEAELNTPAYNLLRLADHKGNAGMTVSEAAATVGIRPQALSGAVGEMVREGLLSRDVKSEDRRARILRITDEGRRRLAQTAPFRDSLVEMVVDQAPQLSVARQVLRTLEEAIVKATEK comes from the coding sequence TTGACCGAAAACCCGACCGCCATTTCCCGGGCCGAAGAGGCCAGAGCCGTCTTGGAGATGGTCTTGGCCCTGGGCCGCCGGGCCGACAAGCTCTTGGCCATGATGGCCCAGGAGGCCGAGTTGAACACGCCGGCCTACAACCTGCTGCGCCTGGCCGATCACAAAGGCAACGCCGGCATGACCGTCAGCGAGGCCGCGGCCACGGTGGGCATCCGGCCACAGGCCCTCAGCGGCGCGGTGGGCGAGATGGTCCGCGAGGGCCTGTTGTCCCGCGACGTCAAGAGCGAAGACCGCCGGGCGCGCATCCTGCGCATCACCGACGAGGGCCGCCGCCGCCTGGCCCAGACAGCGCCCTTCCGCGATTCGCTGGTGGAGATGGTCGTCGATCAGGCGCCCCAGCTCAGCGTGGCCCGCCAAGTGTTGCGCACGCTGGAAGAGGCCATCGTCAAGGCCACCGAGAAGTAG
- a CDS encoding FkbM family methyltransferase, translating to MEHAVLQNDLIIDVGLHKGMDTEFYLKKGFRVAAVEANPAMVELVSERLAAHIDSGRLKIYNVGIYDSEGVFDFYVNKDKDDWSSVYKTVGARQNTAYEVIKVNFVRFGKILAETGIPYYLKIDIEHADILALSELNNFDVKPKYVSCEAHSIDIFFEMRKLGYQKFKLVNQRTHHKHPLPNPPLEGLYVDEKFTGIHSGPFGEETHGPWMTIEEAIYEWLHKRLGFVERSTLGDGWYDVHATFE from the coding sequence ATGGAACATGCGGTTTTGCAAAACGATCTGATCATCGACGTTGGCCTGCACAAAGGCATGGACACTGAGTTTTATCTGAAAAAGGGCTTCCGGGTCGCCGCGGTGGAGGCCAACCCCGCCATGGTGGAGCTGGTGAGCGAACGCCTGGCCGCGCACATCGACAGCGGCCGGCTCAAGATATACAACGTGGGCATCTATGACAGCGAAGGCGTCTTTGATTTTTACGTGAACAAGGACAAGGACGACTGGAGCTCGGTTTACAAGACCGTTGGCGCGCGGCAGAACACGGCCTACGAGGTGATCAAGGTGAATTTTGTCCGCTTCGGCAAGATCCTGGCCGAGACGGGCATTCCCTATTATCTGAAGATCGACATCGAGCACGCCGACATCCTGGCCTTGAGCGAGCTGAACAACTTCGACGTCAAGCCCAAGTATGTCTCGTGCGAGGCCCATTCCATCGACATTTTTTTCGAGATGCGCAAGCTGGGCTATCAGAAGTTCAAGCTGGTCAACCAGCGCACGCACCACAAGCACCCCCTGCCCAACCCGCCGTTGGAGGGCCTCTACGTGGACGAAAAGTTCACTGGCATTCACAGCGGGCCCTTTGGCGAGGAGACGCACGGCCCCTGGATGACCATCGAGGAGGCCATCTACGAATGGCTGCACAAACGCCTGGGCTTTGTCGAGCGTTCGACGCTGGGCGATGGCTGGTACGACGTGCACGCCACGTTTGAATGA
- a CDS encoding thiolase family protein has translation MKNNRDTVIVAMGRTAIGDFGGSLAGLRAHELAAIVTKNLLDKTGLDPAMFDDVLMGDCCQCPDEANTARTAALKAGIPVDVPAMTIQRQCSSAMQALAQAEVYIRAGEAEVMLAGGVESMSNAPYTLPKARWGARLQHAKMVDALWEMLHSGSTLLEPPGYIMGQTAENLARKYDVSRQEQDIVALRSHNNAEAAIKAGKFKDEIVPVPVPQRKGEPKIVDTDEHVRMGLTMADLDKLRPAFAKDGTVTAGNASGLNDGAALCIVMSREKAKDLGLTPIAKIVGHAAAGCPPEIMGWGPVPSTQKVMKKLGMNLKDIELIELNEAFAAQYLACEKGLGLNRDIVNVNGSGIGLGHPVGCTGARIVISLIGEMKRRGATVGLATLCVGGGMGMSMVVEVE, from the coding sequence GTGAAGAATAACCGCGACACCGTCATCGTGGCCATGGGCCGCACCGCCATCGGCGACTTCGGCGGCTCGTTGGCCGGCCTGCGCGCCCACGAACTGGCCGCCATCGTCACCAAGAACCTGCTCGACAAAACCGGCCTCGACCCGGCAATGTTCGACGACGTGCTCATGGGCGATTGCTGCCAGTGCCCCGATGAGGCCAACACCGCCCGCACCGCCGCCCTCAAGGCCGGCATCCCGGTGGACGTGCCGGCCATGACCATCCAGCGCCAGTGCTCCAGCGCCATGCAGGCCCTGGCCCAGGCCGAGGTCTACATCCGCGCCGGCGAGGCCGAGGTCATGCTGGCCGGCGGCGTCGAGTCGATGTCCAACGCGCCCTACACCCTGCCCAAGGCCCGCTGGGGCGCCCGCCTGCAACACGCCAAGATGGTCGACGCCCTGTGGGAGATGCTGCACTCCGGTTCGACCCTGCTGGAGCCGCCGGGCTACATCATGGGCCAGACCGCCGAAAACCTGGCCCGCAAATACGACGTCTCCCGCCAGGAGCAGGACATCGTCGCCCTGCGCAGCCACAACAACGCCGAAGCCGCCATCAAGGCCGGTAAGTTCAAGGACGAGATCGTGCCGGTGCCCGTGCCCCAGCGCAAGGGCGAGCCCAAGATCGTCGACACCGACGAACACGTGCGCATGGGCCTGACCATGGCCGACCTGGACAAACTGCGCCCGGCCTTCGCCAAGGACGGCACAGTCACCGCCGGCAACGCCTCGGGCCTCAACGACGGCGCGGCCCTGTGCATCGTCATGAGCCGCGAAAAGGCCAAGGATCTGGGCCTGACCCCCATCGCCAAGATCGTCGGCCACGCCGCCGCCGGCTGCCCGCCCGAGATCATGGGCTGGGGCCCGGTGCCTTCCACCCAAAAGGTCATGAAAAAACTGGGCATGAACCTCAAGGACATCGAGCTGATCGAGCTCAACGAGGCCTTTGCCGCCCAATACCTGGCCTGCGAAAAAGGCCTGGGCCTCAACCGCGACATCGTCAACGTCAACGGCTCGGGCATCGGCCTGGGTCACCCCGTGGGCTGCACCGGCGCGCGCATCGTCATCAGCCTCATCGGTGAGATGAAACGCCGCGGCGCCACCGTCGGCCTGGCCACCCTCTGCGTGGGCGGCGGCATGGGCATGTCCATGGTCGTCGAGGTCGAATAA
- a CDS encoding GGDEF domain-containing protein, with amino-acid sequence MVDTGAKSAEAAKLRQRVRDLTDELDSIEAKHAEAMAALREAVPVLCGLAPKQQSPLVAKALEALRRAADKNADDANLRQALEALKSAIVAEPRDYGPGASAKAKESAQSEAARHVSLALLHGLRLGDEAFDARLDKAIDAIGGHVAAGAVRPAMAILVDLLDEFRLAHGKRLEAAERALKEVVGEVLTTEAELMATFSRAADDLASGSAAHANNLTAALAGLLEDINHAPDLETMKTRAIGHIRAMREQIKNRREQELTQQAQVLSEMSRVRAALDETKAHVSAVEHISQRLAHEALTDPLTKVWNKRALAQRLAEALEKHDPLVVCLIVFDIDFFKSINDNFGHRAGDKALESIAAHAARTLRRDDDLFRYAGDEFVILMTNIDLKTAHAVAERVRAAAEKIRFTYAGKGEIRLTLSLGLANGRQGDSAASLFERADQALLDAKRQGRNRVVVAGNSVG; translated from the coding sequence ATGGTCGACACAGGGGCAAAATCGGCGGAAGCGGCCAAACTGCGCCAGCGCGTGCGCGACCTGACCGACGAACTCGACTCCATCGAAGCCAAACACGCCGAGGCCATGGCCGCCCTGCGCGAGGCCGTGCCCGTGCTGTGCGGCCTGGCGCCCAAGCAACAATCGCCCTTGGTGGCCAAGGCCCTCGAAGCCCTGCGCCGCGCCGCCGACAAAAACGCCGATGACGCCAACCTACGCCAGGCCCTGGAGGCCCTCAAGTCGGCCATCGTCGCCGAACCACGCGATTATGGCCCCGGCGCTTCCGCCAAGGCCAAGGAGTCGGCTCAGTCCGAGGCCGCCCGCCACGTCTCCCTGGCCCTGCTGCACGGCCTGCGCCTGGGCGACGAGGCCTTCGACGCCCGTCTCGACAAGGCCATCGACGCCATCGGCGGCCACGTCGCCGCCGGCGCGGTGCGCCCGGCCATGGCCATCCTCGTCGACCTGCTCGACGAATTCCGCCTGGCCCACGGCAAACGCCTCGAAGCCGCCGAACGGGCCCTCAAGGAAGTGGTCGGCGAAGTGCTGACCACCGAGGCCGAACTGATGGCCACCTTCAGCCGCGCCGCCGACGACCTGGCCAGCGGAAGCGCGGCCCACGCCAATAACCTGACCGCCGCCCTGGCCGGCCTGCTCGAAGACATCAACCACGCCCCGGACCTCGAAACCATGAAAACCCGCGCCATCGGCCATATCCGGGCCATGCGCGAACAGATCAAAAATCGCCGCGAACAAGAATTGACCCAGCAAGCCCAGGTGCTCAGCGAAATGAGCCGCGTGCGCGCCGCCCTCGACGAAACCAAAGCCCACGTCTCGGCCGTGGAGCACATCAGCCAACGCCTGGCCCACGAAGCCCTCACCGACCCCCTGACCAAAGTATGGAACAAACGCGCCCTGGCCCAACGCCTGGCCGAGGCCTTGGAAAAACATGACCCGCTGGTCGTCTGCCTGATCGTTTTTGATATCGACTTCTTCAAGTCCATCAACGACAACTTCGGCCACCGCGCCGGCGATAAGGCCCTGGAAAGCATCGCCGCCCACGCCGCCCGCACCTTGCGCCGTGATGATGACCTTTTTCGCTATGCTGGCGACGAATTCGTCATACTTATGACCAATATCGATCTTAAAACAGCGCACGCCGTGGCCGAGCGCGTGCGAGCCGCCGCCGAGAAAATCCGCTTCACCTACGCCGGAAAAGGCGAAATCCGCCTCACCCTCTCCCTGGGTTTGGCCAACGGCCGCCAGGGAGACTCCGCCGCCAGCCTCTTCGAACGCGCCGATCAAGCCCTGCTCGACGCTAAGCGACAAGGCCGCAATCGTGTGGTCGTGGCGGGCAATTCTGTTGGTTGA